Genomic window (Zingiber officinale cultivar Zhangliang chromosome 2B, Zo_v1.1, whole genome shotgun sequence):
ataaaattttaataaatcaaacaTGATTTGACTTGTTTATAATCCAAGTTTTAACCACACCATTCAACAATAGCGCAAGTcttctcaatatttttttaaaattaatattggaTCTTatccagaatctgagtcagacgaaggtcggATGAGTTATTGCTAATATTGACAGAGAGGCGATTAGAACACTCTTATCATATGTACCCCAGAGAACGGACCCCCACGTAGTGCTGACGGACAGCGGTAACTAAGCCGACGGTACTTGAGCTCTGCGCGTACTCAGACAAGCGCACGGAACGTTAGAGGCCAGAAATCAGGAAAAAAGTCTCCGGAgcaagccctccgacgctcaagtcaggtacttttttcccagaagaacagtgtacgaaggagaaagaaaagtataagacaaGTACGAATGTGCGAGAGAGTGTACCTGCTTAAGGGAGAGGGTCTCCCTTTTTATATAACAATGCGTACCTCTGGAACCTGACTGATGTcaaggaatgtcgggtgtcaggacctgTCTGGTGATAGAGGACGCGTGACATCCTCTCATAGACTGGAAGAAGGTTCCATTTGCAGATGACTGCGGACCATTGGAATATTTTCTGACATACAACAGTTATTCTCTAACAGATGGTTACGATTTCCTGACCTTGTTATCGTGTAACGCCTTCTGTCCCACCCGGGTATAACTAGGGGCAGTTTGGGATGATCTGTCAGGTATAACACCTAGCCTAAGTCTTGATGAACAGGAAGAGCTGTGGCGAGATCGCTCAAGAGCTGACTAGGAGTTGGCCTACTGAGAGAACCGGGGCTGGATATAACCGAGCTGTAAAAACCCGACCAGTCGGAGCAGGTCAGGCATCACCCCGATTGCACATCCTGATTCAGATCTGGAATCCTGATCTGTAAGCACCCGACTGGGCATCATGCGATTGATGACACCATGCGGTCCTGCCTCTTCTTTCCCTAACTGCTGACTACCACGTCCTCCTGACTGTTGACTGCCACACTCcattgacttttgactgccacatccccttgacttctaactgtcacatccccttgacttctgacggCCTAGCCTTATCAGACCCTACCGTTATGtactgtatcacaagcctcccctccaagtctagCCGAAGGAGGCTcatgtccgactgactagactcaaaCCCTAGTTTCATTTATTTCACCCTTATGACCTTAAATGTCTTAAATGCTTCTCCTTTTCCTAGATCCTCGGTCGTATAACTTGTTTAATTACTCGATCAACCTAGGAAGAAGGGTCACTTTAACTTTTGCATAAGTTTCCCtctctttcctctcttctttAAAAGGAAGATGCTCGTTATCCATAAAGTCATATTTTCTTTCTACTGGCATCCCTTAACCATGGATTTGAATTTTGAGTCGAATGAACTGCAGCGCCTTCGTCAACAATTGGATCAGATGACTCGACTGCTTACCCAAAGGGGTACGACCTTAGCCGAGATGACGCAAGATAGAGATCTTCAATCTTCTCTTCGCCGAGTAACTTAGGAACTTTGGTTAGCCGCTAAATCTCAGGCCAGGGCTGAAGTAGCATTGAAATAGAAAGCATATTCAGACTTGGAAAGCCAAGCCCAATTCCTGATCTATTTGAAAGATAAACACGCCTCTTCCATATCCCTTCTTCAAGAAGAGAACCAGATCAAAGATGAAACCATCACTCAACAACGTTGCATTATTCAATCGACTAAGACTGAGCTGACACAGGCTTGAATCCATCTAGAGCAGGCAAGTCAAGCGGAACACTTTTGCTCGAAGTGCCGACCGGTTACTGATACTGGAAGAGAACTCTGATCGCTTAGATGTCTTAAATGCAAAAATGAGCTTTTGAGGAGTGTCTCTtgtattttatcaaataaatgcaAATCTGGTTGGGTTTTagtctttatttatgtttcttttttcctttcctccCTGCCACGTTCTTACTTTAGGCAGACCCTAACGGGGGTTAGTGAAGGCTCTGCTTGCTGATAACCCGCCCGAGAGAAAGAGTGTGGAAAGTTGACCCATGAGTTGTTAAGTGCGAGAGTATGCTTGCTTATAATTTGTACTAGGATAAGAGTCTGGAAGCCCGGCCGGGAGGTCGTTAGgtcgtgaaagcatgctcacttataactcgcgctggagtAAGAATCTAGAatcccactacaagaaaaaccctcatagacatcggttttccaccgctgtctattacaaaatcgaccgatgtctatgaaggcgatgtaaaaagtctgccattttagacatcggattataaccggtgtagtatcacttaaccacactggttttcgaatcggttatgaaCCGGTGtaatatcacttaacgacaccatttcagcaacggtgtaaaaccgatgtaatatatgttaataacaccagttttggcagcgatatacgaccgatgtaatattagttaatgacaccgattttagcagcggtggaaaatcgatgtaatatcagtattgtttaacgacacagatTCGATTTTCaaaacagtgaaaaaccgatattatacaaacaagtcaatatccatgtaaccaacacataaatattattcttacaacataaaaagataatagatattgtacacatcaagtccatatccacaaattatataaatattcttcttacaacatcaaaaggtaatagatattgtacacatcaagttagtatccataaaatacataaatattctttttacaacatcaaaaggtaatagatatttaaaaaattatatcaagCTTACAGTTATAGGGAGCAGTGTTGCCATTTTCAGTCAACTTCTGTAAAAATCTTCTACCATTGTTGAATTTATGTTTGTAGCTTATGCCAAACGCATTTCATCAATTTCTCTTGTAAGCAAGGCGTCGCATACAACCCGTCCAACTTGGAGAATTTTTGGGCAACCTGATAGGATGTAGCTGTAATGAGCAAAAAGATCAACAATGAAAGATCAACTGCAACAGATAGGGCACTTACCTGCAACTAGGCATCGAGGATGTGGTTTCTTTGTGCTTATGTAGTGGATTACTGGTTCCTTCTCATAAATGTGCTTGCAGTCCATGCTGCTTGATGAAGAACAACAGATAGAAAGAACACGGTTTAtgactttaataataataataacataacttTTGCTTgggaaacaaaaaaaaagtgAGACAGACTAGTCATAAGCTTCTTCATCACTTGATAAATAAATATACATCAAGCATTGTTTAAGGAACATATACAATTGAATCAACAGAATCTGTTAAAAGGTTTTTTGAGTTGTTAGAAGGAAATATAAGTAGAAAGCTATGTAATGTTGTCTACGACATTAACATATCTCACATTGCATTCTACAAAGCACACAAATTCATAGTTCGCAACTAATCAAATAAGGACTCATGCCAAATTGAATATGGTTCAAGAAGGAACATGATTTccaaggaaaccaagctctacATTTTAAGAAAGAAGTTCACTTAAAATAGTTATTTTTAGTTAACTTGTGAACCGCTTAATATTTGTTCATtcacaaaggaaaaaaaaatggctTTGTATATATGAAACAATCTTACTTGACCGTTATGTTTCCATCTTTCATtactaacaaacaaaaaaataggaaattttaatttatattggaTAAAAACATAACTACAAAACTATGATAAAGAGTGAAGCACTACTTTACCAGCGGACAGGATTTTGTAATTCTGTAACAGGCTTTCCTGTCAAAGGGCACTTCGTATTTAATAGGTTATTCTGGGTACTGGTCATGACTATATCTTCTTGCTCCTCACCAGGCATTGGTTGACCAGCATGGTGAACATTCTACAATAAATTATGTAATAATTTAACAATGCCACAATACTTTTCGACCAAATGCATGCTAAAATAAAATTGAAGAATACATGTTCCTCTTGGCTGCATACCCTCACATCACTAATAAAGACAATATATACATGGATATTGAATAACAGAAACACACtaaagaaaagaggattttttttttcacaattaaACATGCTTAATTCATACATAAAGCTGAGAAATGACAAAAACCAAAATTTATAGACTAATTGGGAAATAGAGgagagaaaaattgaaaataacttAACCATAAACAATGAATGCAGAGGAAATGCCATAAACATATGTAAGCAAAAACTTATTATTCTAGTTTTAAAGTAAAAACTTATGGCAGACATTCAATCATATGAATATAGGCAATGCAACCATGTAGTATTTTCATATACCAAGCTAAAAATATGATCACACACTCATAAAAGAACAGCAGGATAATAAACTTCACGCGTATGGTGCAACGACAAGCATtagttttagtattttttttattatagtcaGAAAATATGTTCTTCTCTTATGATTTTCTTAGCTATAATAGTCTTCACATTCCCTTTTGAGATGACCCATGATTTAATTTTCTACATGGAATTGGAACCATGGACAAAATTCTTTGGCATGAGGTTGACATGGTGTTACTGAGGGTATTAACTGAGTCAACAATGAGCTGGTAAAATATCTCATTAACTTGAGAAATTTCATTTTGTCAAGACTCTTCCATAACACACCAATAAGCTTTCTTTAAACCCTTCCAGTTTTAActatctaattaattaaaattaacaagACGCTTCAAGATAACTAGACAACCAACTAGAATATTTCATCTCATAAGGAAAAGTTAAATATCATCATTTCATCTTGTTGATGGGTATAGCACCCTCTCTGCATCTTAAATGAACTAAATCTTCCGGATTTTCTTTGTTCATGTGATTTTGGTGGAAGTGTCATTTTCACAAGTAGCCTCATAGCCGCACCTTGAGCTGcatcacaacaacaacaaccataaAAACTACTATTGGCATATGAAATTGTGTTAGGGGCAAA
Coding sequences:
- the LOC122048576 gene encoding E3 SUMO-protein ligase MMS21-like; translated protein: MRLLVKMTLPPKSHEQRKSGRFSSFKMQRGDVRNVHHAGQPMPGEEQEDIVMTSTQNNLLNTKCPLTGKPVTELQNPVRCMDCKHIYEKEPVIHYISTKKPHPRCLVAGCPKILQVGRVVCDALLTREIDEMRLA